AAAAGACCGAGAACTTGGAAAAGGCATTGAGTGCATTTGGCAAAATCCAAGATGAAATTCGGAAACTTAGTATCGGGAGTTCTAGGGAGTCCCAACACGCTAAACTAGCTAGACATGAAGACTTTGTAAGAATGGTCAGTCGAACCATCAATGAAATTGTAAAGAAGGATTAAGCTTATCCATGATTAATGAGAATTCCTGTTTTTATATTCACTTACAGGTTTGAAAAATGGGATTTACCCCGAAGGCtggcatcatgctaggcctacccttggcacaaaaagggctccccaataggacatgcatccgaattattttactttttactaactcctgtttttttttcttttattttttcttctttttttggcaACAGTCAATCAAGAAGGGCATCTAATAAGGGTTTTCCTACGTCtccaggtaatatttaaatatagctaCCCGAAGAAGCCCCATTATCACCCGATCGCGTAGCCGAGCTTCGAGGGaaagtgtaaacatgagtacccaTCCGGAATCATCTGAAAGGCCCGCAACATCATCAACTGATTTGGCAAATCTGGGAGCTCAGCTGAGCGAGGTTCTCAACCGGTTTAATGAGCTAAGTGTTGAAATGATGGCCCAACGGCATGTAATCGATCAATTGGTAGCTAGTGGCGCTAGCGGTGAGCAGCAACATGCACCCTTACCCCCGGGCCAATCTGAACCAATACTCTTACCATATGCTCAAATCTCTGTTTCTTCACAAGCTATGAATCCACCCGAAGAAACCTTTACTTATCCCACTCATGGCCCATCACCTACATATGCACCTCACATCCAAACTAATCCTCCTCAAGTCCAAATTTCCCAGAATTATCCGCCCATTACTGTGAGCATGCCTTTCGAACCACAAGGACCACATTATTACGCCACTGCTGAACCATTCACCCTAGATACCGCCGTTCAAGGGAAAACTGAAGTTGGGGGGTCGTCCGTGCCCGTGGACAAGAATTTACTAAAGAGATTGGATCGGTTCGAGGAGTTTATAAGGAAAAGCCAAGGTGTGAGCAAACAAGGAGGTTTGGACTACAACGAGCTGTGCCTGTTTCCGGATATGCAGTTGCCGGTGGGTTTCAAAGCACCCAAATTTACCAAGTACGACGGAACGGGGAATCCCAAAACCCACCTTCGGATGTTTGCAAACAAGCTGGGAAGACCAATAGACGATGAGAATCTGCCGGTACGCTTATTTCCCGAGAGTTTAGAAGGCGACGCGTTGgattggtattccaatttgaagcCTGAAGATATGAAATCTTGGATGGATTTATCGACTGCTTTTGTGAGGCAGTATGAATATAATTGTGAGCTCGCTCCGACGAGGACCACATTGGAGGGGACCAAGAGGAAGCCATCGGAGGACCATAAGACATATgcgaagagatggaggaaattggCCGCCAAAGTGGAGCCGCCTATGACTGAAAACGAGATTGTTCGCACGTTTATTAAAGCTCATGACCCACCCTACTTTGAAGAGATTTTTCGTATGACTGGGTGTTCCTTTGctgaaattgttaacaaattgGAAGAGTATGACGAGTTTATAAGGGCAGGCAAGATTGTTAATGTTTCAGCTTTAAAGTCACAGTTGGAAGCTATGCAGAGTCAGAGTGGCAGTAGTAAAAAGGCTCAATTTAAGAAGAAAGATGAGGAAGCCTCTTTTGTCTGGGACCAGGGTTTTTCTTCTCGGCCTAGATACCAACAAAATCCCACCTACTCACCTCGTTACTTATATCAACCACACCCACGCCCTGTTTACAATACCACTATCAACCACCCCCGTCCTCGACCAAATTATCCAAACACACCATCGACGCCATTTCATGTTTCCCCACCAAACTTGCAAATTAGACCTCGCCCTCCTTTTAACCCAAGACCTATTCCATCTCCTAACCCAAATTACCAGTACCAACAAACCCGTGACACCCAAAATCCAACCCCATACCGAACCTTTACCAATCTAGGTCGACCTGTTGACCAGTTATATGAGCAATTAAAAGCTGCTGGGAAGATTGGTACGGTACCCCCTAAGACCTATCCCAGGGGATTTCCCCCTGGTTATGATCCTCAATCGTTTTGCGCTTATCATTCGGGATCCCCTGGACATCCGACGGCCAATTGCTGGGCACTTaagcataaaattcaagatatgattgatgCTGGAGACATAATTCTGAGAAGGAAAGATGAACAAGGGCCAAGTGTTAGCAACAATCCTTTTCCTCAGCACAAGGATACTGTGGGAACTATCACCATAGAGGAAGGGATTGAGGACCCTACACAGTACATTGTAGACGAGGCCGAGATCATGGGGGTCATTGGAGAACCGTTTATATTGGAGGAGGAAGCCTATAAAGTTGAAGAGAATACTGATCCTTTTATTTTGGAAATGATACCCTTTGAATGTGAGCCTTCGGAACTCGTGGTACTTGAATTGCCTGAGCAAACTCCTGTTCTTAATTTACAAGAGGTCCCGTGGAATTATAGCGAACCTACACTGTTAATTGGAGAGAGGAAGGTGCCTAAGAAGGAAGTGGATGCCATCACTAGATCAGGGAGAATCATAGGGGAGCCTGCAGTTGATGAGTcctcaaaagcaaaagaaggtGCTACACCAACGAAACCCATAGTGACGGATGAAGAGGCTTTTAATTTCCTTAAGATGTTAAAGAAGAGTGAGTATAAGGTAGTCGAGCAATTGGACAAGATGCCCGCTCAAATTTCCATATTAAATCTGCTCTTAACCTCGGAACTTCACCGAGAGGCTCTGGTCAAGGTCTTAACTGAGGCTCAAGTGCCTAAAAATATTCCAATTGACAAATTCGCCAATGTAGTTGAACATGTTTTGGCTTCCAGTCGGATTTCTTTTTCTGATGAAGATCTAACTGCCGAGGGGATTGGACACAACAAAGCTTTGTATATCTCAGTCCGCTGTAACGGGAAACTCTTGCCAAAGGTTCTGATAGACAATGGCTCCGCTCTCAATATCTGCCCTTGGAATACTTTGGTTAAGTTAGGATTTCAAGAGACTAAATTGCGGCCGTCAACCACTGTGGTGAGAGGATTTGATGGCGCAAAAAGTGAACCAATGGGGGAAGTGGATTTAGTGATAGAAATCGGACCTGCCCAGTTTCAGGTCATGTGCCAAGTCATGAATTTTTCAAGTGTTTATAACATTCTCCTTGGACGGCCTTGGATTCACACCTCGGGCGCTATACCCTCTTCACTTCATCAGTTGCTGAGATTTGTGGTGAATGATCAATTGATCACAGTTTTTGCGGAGGATGATTGCACAATGATTGTTAACTCTGGACCAAATGAGGAGGATAGTAAAACATCTCTGTTTTCTTCTCACCATGTGGCTGACATTGTTTCCGTAGGATGGATATCTAAGGAGAAGCCCGTGGTGGAAATGAATCTGCCAGAAGCTAGTGttatgatggctaaagagatgatTCGAGGAAGATATGAGATGGGCAAGGGCCTCGGGCGCAACCTGCAGGGAGTTTTGGAGCCAATAGAACTTCAAGGAAAGAAGGATACTTTCGGATTAGGGTTTCAACCTACTGCCAGGGATAAGAAAGAAATGATGAATCGTAAAAAGGCGGAGAAGGAAGGAAGGCAGCTTATCATGAATGTCCCACCATTGTATTGTACTTTTCCTTACCCATCAGAGGTGATCAAATCTGAAGTAGACCCGATCGAGGAAGTGGAGGTTGGGTTCTCTGAGCTATTTGTGGGGGTTATTTCTGAAAGGGAGCCGTTGGAGGAGCCAGGATTTCCAGAGGTGCCTATTGAAGCAATGAAGAACTGGACCCGTGATCCTCTTCCCTCCTgcagggaatttcggtaaattaGGGGATTGCCTTTGGTCGACATGAGACAAATCGTTTATACTACTTATCTTTTGTCTTTCAagtttgtaaatagttttcaatcaaATGTTTTCCAATGCAAGTCTTGCGTAAATTTTCTTGTTAAGTAGCATGTCATGATGTTATCCTTTACTTTGAATTTCAATGAAATGCACAGTGTTTATGGCCCAAATGGATTTAACTTACTTCCTATTGTactcatttcattttttttcagatGGCCAGAAATAAAACacattgaccctttggatatcactattctggaatttgatgattgtaatctcgatatctctcacgaatttgaaattttggaatcagAAATTCAAGACGAGAGCGATAACGAGGAAGAATCTGAATCTTTATTAAAGGattttgaacaatatgaggagaaatccaaaccGAACTTAGAAGAAACAGAAGCTGTTAATATTGGCACTGAGACTGAAGTTAAGGAGATAAAAGTTAGCATTCATTTGAATAAGAAACAGAGAAAAGAGATGATTGAGTTCTTGACCATGTTTCAAGATGTATTTGcctggtcctatgatgatatgccTGGAATTTCAACAGATATAGTGGTCCACCGATTACCGACTGATCCAAGTTTTCCACCAGTAAAGCAGAAACCTCGCAAGTTTAAGCCGGACATGAGCCTCAAAATTAAGGAGCAAATCGAGAAACAGCTCAATGCTAGAATTATTATGGTGTCTCATTATCCCATTTGGCTTTCAAACCCTGTACCTGTTCCGAAGAAAAGTGGAGAAGTGCGAGTATGTGTCGATTACAGGGATCTTAACAAGGCCAGCCCGAAAGATGATTTTCCATTGCCGAACattcatattcttttggatAATACCGCAGGGCATGAGATTGAATCATTTGCTGATTGTTTTGCTGGATATCACCAGATCTTAATGGCTGAGGAGGATAGGGAGAAAACTGCTTTTATCACGCCATGGGGGACATTTTGTTACCGAGTAATGCCGTTTGGACTAAAAAATGCAGGCGCTACTTATCAAAGGACTATGACCACCCTTTTTCATGATATGATTCATAAGGAGATGGAGGTTTATGTGGACGATATCATTATCAAATCCGAGAGAACGGAGGATCATTTGATTGACTTGGGGAGGTTATTTGAAAGATTGAGGAAATATGATTTAAAACTAAACCCTGCAAAGTGTGCATTTGGGGCCCCTGCCGGAAAGTTATTGGGATTCATTGTCAGTAAGAAGGGTATTGAGATAGATCCGGCAAAGATTAAGGCCATTCGTGAGATGCCAGTGCCAAGAACGCAAAAAGACGTGAAGAGTTTTTTAGGAAAGATTAATTTTATTGGGAGATTCATTGCCCAATTGACCCATACGTGTGAGCCTTTGTTCaaattattaaagaaaaatgtgTCCTTGCAATGGAATGAGGAATGCCAGCaagcgtttgataaaattaaagatTACCTGTTGCACCCCCCGGTTTTAGTGCCACCCAAACCCGGGCGACCTTTGATCATGTATCTATCGGTGTTGGACGAAGCTATGGGGTGTGTATTGGGACAACATGACGAATCGGGGAAGAGGGAGCAAGCTATCTATTACCTTAGTAAGAAGTTCACTGCGTATGAGGCCAACTATTCTTTTCTTGAGAGGAGTTGCTGTGCTCTAGCTTGGGCCGTCCAAAAGTTGAGACATTACTTGCTCAGTCATACTACTTACCTTATTTCCCGCTCCGaccctttgaaatatttgttggGAAAGCCTATGCCGACGGGACGTATGGCGAAATGGCAGATGATTCTTTCGGAATTTGACATTATTTTCACTACTCAAAAGGCCATCAAAGGCCAGGCTGTGGCCGACCATTTAGCTGAAAATCCGCTGAAAGATGACTATCAACCACTTCACACTTATTTTCCGGATGAGGAGGCCTTGTTCGTGGGTATAGCAGAAGATATGAATGATCAATGCCCGGAGTGGAGGTTGTTCTTTGACGGTGCATCAAATTCCTTCGGGGCCGGTATTGGAGCTGTTCTAGTATCGCCTGAAGGAAAACATTACCCTGGTTCGGCCAAACTCCGATTTTCCTGTACTAACAatatggctgaatatgaagcttgcatttttgggttaaaaatggCATTAGAAATGGAGATTAAGGATTTACTAGtattcagtgattcagatttgcttgTACATCAGACTCTTAAGGAGTGGATTACTCGGGATTCAAAGATCTTGCCCTATCATTGCAACTTACTGGAGTTAGCCAATAAATTTAGGAGTTTGGAGTTTCGGCATATTCCCCGTGTCAGAAATGTCTTCGCCGATGCATTGGCCACTTTATCTTCAATGATCCAACATCCGGATGAGTTAATAATTGAACCCATCCAGATTCATCTACAAGGGAAACCTGCTCACTGCCTAGTTGTGAAAAAGTCTTCCGATGGCCGTCCCTGGTACAATGATATCaaggaatttctcaaaacaGGATCCTACCCATCTGGGGCTGATATGACTGCCAAAAGTTTCTTGCGTAGATTATCATCTAAATTCTTCTTGAATGGAGAAGTAGTATACAGAAGAACGTCGGATTTGGGCCTTCTGAGGTGTGTTGACGAAGATGAGGCGGAATACCTGATGAAGGAAGTACATAGTGGAGTGTGTGGATCACATATGAATGGCCATTTATTAGCAAAGAAGATCATGAGGACTGGATATTtttggcttactatggagcatgattgtatagttTTTGTTAGGAAATGCATCAAGTGTCAATTGCATGGAGATGTTATGCACACTCCCCCTACAGAATTACACAGTATGACTGCTCCTTGGCCATGTTCGATGTGGGGTATGGATGTGATCGGAGCCATTGACCCTCCCGCTTCAAATGGGCATCAGTTTATTCTGGTGGCAATTGAATACTTTACTAAGTGGGTCGAAGCTGAGTCTTATAAACATGTGACTAAGAAGGTGGTAACAGACTTTCTAAGAAAGAATATCATTTGTCGTTTCGGAGTGCCGGAGACATTAATCACTGATAATGCCAAAAATCTcaacaatgacatggtggatGGTTTGTGCGCACAGTTCAAAATCAAGCATCGAAACTCCTCTATTTATAGGCCACAAATGAATGGAGCAGTAGAGGCTGCGAATAAGAACTTGAAGAAAATAATCCGTAAGATGATTGAGAGACACcgtgattggcatgaaaagctCCCTTATGCATTAATGGCATATAGAACTGTTATTCGGACTTCTACTGGGACGACTCCCTACaatctcatgtatggaatggaagcagtTTTACCAGCCGAAGTCGAAATCCCTTCTTTGCGTATTTTAATGGAGGCCAAACTGGAGGAGGCTGAATGGATTCAACAACGTCATGAGCAGTTGTCTTTAATCGATGAGAAAAGGTTAAATGCCATTTGTCATGGTCAATGCTATCAAAAAAGGGTAGCCCGTGCTTACAATAAGAGGGTCAGACCACGGGTGTTCACAGAAGGAGATAAAGTGTTGAAACACATTTTGCCAACACAAGAGGAAGCTAAGGGGAAATTTGCACCAAATTGGCAAGGCCCTTTTATTATCCAGAAAGTTTTGCCCGGAGGAGCGCTCATTCTTGCAGAAATGGATGGGCAAGTGTTCCCTCAACCAATCAATTCagatatgtgtaagaaattctttataTGATAAATGAAATCTTCCTTTTAGGGTTAATGTGAGGAACAGATTAAAAGTCAGGCCTTCTTCCTtcccaatcaaacattctatccctagttgtcccttttgagccttcagagcaaattatttcgtttggcatcccctgaggatcgcaaaccccatactggggcaagttttgagTCGAAAAGCTAAGaatgagaaagaaaggaaaagaagagaaaagaaaagagaggattcaaaaggaaaagctataaaggaaaatgaaaagaaaaatgaaaagaggaAGATCTCgattgagaataaactggggcaattaTTAGTAAGGTTAatttgaaaaatgcgatctcagatcatttaaaccacacttgaaatccgctttcaagccttaatcttttctaagcaccccaccagaccccattacaaaagcctaaaagtcctgacttctgttctttataTTGTCTTTTTAGGACAATTTCTAATCAAGTGGCACATGATGTCAAAAACATCTTCGCCTATTTTGCAAGGGAAGAATTGTTATACTGATGCCATTATTTCTAAAAACACATCTCCAGATTGATATGGGCGATAGACAAGATTGGTTTGCTAGGTGAAAACCCGCAAGggcacctaaaaaaaaaaaaaaaaaaaagagaagagaaaaaaagaaaaagaaaaagagaaaaaaaaacaaaaagaaaaggaaaaagaaacacaGGAAAAGGAAATAATGGGCGGGGGcaaccttagtgaaaacccgaaagggcgctgaGGTAGGGTTTCATAAGGAAAAGTAAGTTTGGATTTGAAGAGCTGGTGACTTAGTTCATTGGAATTTCTCCTCACATTGTGGTTCTGTTGTCAAGTATTGGAGCTCCGAAGAGATGATGTCCAAAGGGTCAAGTGTGGCACTTTGTTCGAAAGCCAAAGTTTTTGACTTATCAGACACAAAATTTGAGTATACAGGCTTacttatttgaaatgattttttgtgCAATAAAAGTAGAGGATTGTGTTTATATTGTTAAGATCTTTCATCATTATGTGCAACTAGAATGTTTTTCATGTGTTGCATGGTCGCATTTGTCTCTTTTGTTCTATCAAATGGCAATCCCTGTGATTTATCGAAGAGAATAGATACTAGATGATACGTGGGTCTGCATATTATGAGAATTTGACATGGTTTGCAGGGCCGGGTTGAAGTGCTCACTTCGTCGAACGAGAAGCCCAAATGCTCATGTTTACACTTTTCTTGAAGAAGAGGTTGATCGAATGATGGCGGTATTATCTatcattatttcttttcttgcaggtcGGACAATCCGATAAGCATCACACTGGGACAATTTTAGAGGAAGTTGTTTACcatttgttttctcaaaagccTACGAAAGTTTATATGAATAGATCAactgaccgcttttatgttccgttgggcatgggttttatccctccgacctcggcaggcttgggttttatcccactgaccgcttttatgtttcgttgggcatgggttttatccctccgacctcggcaggcctgggttttatcccactgaccgcttttgtgtttcgttgggcatgggttttatccctccgacctcggcaggcctgggttttatcccactgaccgcttttgtgtttcgttgggcatgggttttatccctccgacctcggcaggcttgggttttatcccactgaccgcttttatgtttcgttgggcatgggttttatccctccgacctcggcaggcttgggttttatcccactgaccgcttttatgtttcgttgggcatgggttttatccctccgacctcggcaggcctGGGTTTTAtgccactgaccgcttttatgtttcgttgggcatgggttttatccctccgacctcggcaggcctGGGTTTTAtgccactgaccgcttttatgtttcgttgggcatgggttttatccctccgacctcggcaggcttgggttttatcccactgaccgcttttatgtttcgttgggcatgggttttatccctccgacctcggcaggcttgggttttatcccactgaccgcttttatgttTCGTtaggcatgggttttatccctccgacctcgacaggcttgggttttatcccactgaccgcttttgaCCATCTGCTTGATCATTGGATTGATAGTTAGTCTGTCAGTCATTTTGTATTTCATGTTTAGAAGTTCTGAGAGTTTGACTTCTTCTACTTTGCAAAGATCAAATATAGTCAATGCACTTGCATCcgaactacgtttgacctgattcccgttatgggatacgtaggcaactctacatgAGTTCGGTCATATTTTCTACAATGTTATTACATCATTTTGTCCAATAATTTCAGCCGAGTGTTGacttgtttgttttattttcagAAGCAGATAGAAGagacaggtaagtatttggtgtctaattctttgtctcaagttttttcaaaactcagacaaagaggggcaaactgtagacaccaaatttttggtgtaatttcatgtttttttttattttttttattttttattttttagtttttatttttagttttttatttgtatagtgttagttttattcgctttttagtttttagtttctagttttatttttatttttaagtttttatcatggaatttcttgaaaaaggaaaaaagaaaaagaaaagcattcaaaaatatgatttagtcttttaaattcaatgttttcttgaaactaaaaaaaaaaaagaaaaatgaaaaatgaaagaaaagattgaaaatggcaattttattgttttagtttgtttattttgatgtaaaattgttatattttatTACTGAgcttttattatcattttgttacattacctaaaaaaaaaaaaaaaagggcaataCGCGAtagcaagctgcgttttttttttgcagcttgcaaggaagggctTCGGGCAGCCCTTGACTGCAAATATAGCAGAGATTGCTGAGATTTTAGGGCGGagctcccatataaatagaaaagaaagacAGCCGCAGAGGAGGAGGATTCTAGGTTTTacgaaaaagagaggaagggAGGAGAGAAAGTGACGGACGAACAAAAGGGGCTGAGAAAGAAAAGGTTACGGGAGGGagcggaaaaagaaaagagaaggaaaccAGGAGAGGACTTGGAGTGGCAGTTAGGGTTGAAAAGAGAGGGAGCAAGGTTGAAGGTGTCAAGAGAAAAACGGCAAAGGAAGGACGGAAGAAGTAGCAGGACCAGAAAGAAGGGACTTTGGACCAAGCAACGTCAAGCGACGCCCTTTCATCACTCCAGCTCTCGTCTGCCCTTGAAAAGGGTAAAGGTAACACTTTCTTTCGATTCTTAGCGGCTTCATTTATGAAACATCGAAGTGATATGTATTCATTCCCGTGTGACTCTAGTTAAGGGAAGGGGTAGGAGATCTGATAAGTTTGTCTGGGGGTTAATAAAGAAACTGAGATCATCTATGAGGTGGCGggtagatttcttttgtttcagATTCATGGCTACAAGAAATATCGCACAGTTTCGATGCTTCGTCCGTTGCTATTGTGCATGTCGCCTGTTTGTATCGGTCTTTTGGCAGTAATAGGTATAAAAGGCTCATATTTCTGTTGATTAAGATTTGATTTGCGGCATGACAATAAATACAGAATTGAAAAATGAGGATACAAGCGgcggaaagaaagaaatttcaGATTAGCATGTTCCTGTATTTTGACTCCTTTATGTGTCTAAATCCCAGTTTTTGTGTTGAGAGTTGAAAAGCATGTTTGTTGATGTCACGATTTGAACTCAGAGTGCGCTGGGTTGACATTTAAGTGTGGAATAAATTTTACTTTAACAAGCTTGTAGCTTTCGGTTCGTCGCAGCATTTTTGATAGAATTCGATCCTTTGAATTGCTGAAGTTGTAGTGTTTCAATGTtcttggtgttgtttatggttTGACTGTGACTTCATGGATATGTTTGCTATCAAAGCAGTTTGTTATCATGTGTGAGACTAAAAAGGATGAATTGCTGCAACATGGTCAATCCATTGTAGAAGTAGACTGTTTGcattaaaaagggaaaaatttcagtttgctTTAGATGAAGTCTCGGCTGAGTTCAATGTTCATGTCCAGATGATCaattgctgtttttttttctatcttgGGTAAGTTACTGAATCAGTTAATGGGTTAAGGTTCGAATTGTTCCATGGGAATATATCTCGATTAAGCAAAAATGGCATGAACATATGTTTCTGCTGACTTTCTCTGCTGCACGCCTGTTATTCTTGTTCATTTTTGGGTTTAGATTATTTCGTTTGAGGGAGTTAGGGGAAGCTTCCATGCTTTTGCTATGTTTAGGATTTATTTTTACAGATGTGTGTGAGTTTGATGAATGAATGATGAAGTTTTTGTATGATATTCTCGGCATTTTACCCATGCTAATATGAAGATGCAAAGCAAAAAATTTTGCAGCAGAGCAAGGTTGCCGTGGCTACTGTGCTGTTTTCTTTCACTGTAACTATGCACTAGGCTTTGGTTTCTTCTAATTTATTGGTTAGTCTTGTGTAGAAAGAGGGGGGGGGGAAGTGGAAGTTTGTTGCTGAGTTTGCACATTTAAATCTTAAATACTTGAATCATGTTGGAAAACTTGGCTGGAACTTGGACAGTTCAAGTGCCGAACCAGTTCTTGTATGTTTGTTTTTCCAGAAATTTGCTGCTTGCGTGACCTTTTGCATGATTTTCTGATGTTTGAACATAAAGATTTTATGTTGGAAAGTGAGATGAATGTTTAATGACCGTGTGGTATCAGTGGTTTGATACTTcgaatttttgtttgtttgagatAATAAATCAAAGAGCAAAATGTGGCTGGA
The Coffea arabica cultivar ET-39 chromosome 6c, Coffea Arabica ET-39 HiFi, whole genome shotgun sequence genome window above contains:
- the LOC113693222 gene encoding uncharacterized protein; this translates as MSTHPESSERPATSSTDLANLGAQLSEVLNRFNELSVEMMAQRHVIDQLVASGASGEQQHAPLPPGQSEPILLPYAQISVSSQAMNPPEETFTYPTHGPSPTYAPHIQTNPPQVQISQNYPPITVSMPFEPQGPHYYATAEPFTLDTAVQGKTEVGGSSVPVDKNLLKRLDRFEEFIRKSQGVSKQGGLDYNELCLFPDMQLPVGFKAPKFTKYDGTGNPKTHLRMFANKLGRPIDDENLPVRLFPESLEGDALDWYSNLKPEDMKSWMDLSTAFVRQYEYNCELAPTRTTLEGTKRKPSEDHKTYAKRWRKLAAKVEPPMTENEIVRTFIKAHDPPYFEEIFRMTGCSFAEIVNKLEEYDEFIRAGKIVNVSALKSQLEAMQSQSGSSKKAQFKKKDEEASFVWDQGFSSRPRYQQNPTYSPRYLYQPHPRPVYNTTINHPRPRPNYPNTPSTPFHVSPPNLQIRPRPPFNPRPIPSPNPNYQYQQTRDTQNPTPYRTFTNLGRPVDQLYEQLKAAGKIGTVPPKTYPRGFPPGYDPQSFCAYHSGSPGHPTANCWALKHKIQDMIDAGDIILRRKDEQGPSVSNNPFPQHKDTVGTITIEEGIEDPTQYIVDEAEIMGVIGEPFILEEEAYKVEENTDPFILEMIPFECEPSELVVLELPEQTPVLNLQEVPWNYSEPTLLIGERKVPKKEVDAITRSGRIIGEPAVDESSKAKEGATPTKPIVTDEEAFNFLKMLKKSEYKVVEQLDKMPAQISILNLLLTSELHREALVKVLTEAQVPKNIPIDKFANVVEHVLASSRISFSDEDLTAEGIGHNKALYISVRCNGKLLPKVLIDNGSALNICPWNTLVKLGFQETKLRPSTTVVRGFDGAKSEPMGEVDLVIEIGPAQFQVMCQVMNFSSVYNILLGRPWIHTSGAIPSSLHQLLRFVVNDQLITVFAEDDCTMIVNSGPNEEDSKTSLFSSHHVADIVSVGWISKEKPVVEMNLPEASVMMAKEMIRGRYEMGKGLGRNLQGVLEPIELQGKKDTFGLGFQPTARDKKEMMNRKKAEKEGRQLIMNVPPLYCTFPYPSEVIKSEVDPIEEVEVGFSELFVGVISEREPLEEPGFPEVPIEAMKNWTQIQDESDNEEESESLLKDFEQYEEKSKPNLEETEAVNIGTETEVKEIKVSIHLNKKQRKEMIEFLTMFQDVFAWSYDDMPGISTDIVVHRLPTDPSFPPVKQKPRKFKPDMSLKIKEQIEKQLNARIIMVSHYPIWLSNPVPVPKKSGEVRVCVDYRDLNKASPKDDFPLPNIHILLDNTAGHEIESFADCFAGYHQILMAEEDREKTAFITPWGTFCYRVMPFGLKNAGATYQRTMTTLFHDMIHKEMEVYVDDIIIKSERTEDHLIDLGRLFERLRKYDLKLNPAKCAFGAPAGKLLGFIVSKKGIEIDPAKIKAIREMPVPRTQKDVKSFLGKINFIGRFIAQLTHTCEPLFKLLKKNVSLQWNEECQQAFDKIKDYLLHPPVLVPPKPGRPLIMYLSVLDEAMGCVLGQHDESGKREQAIYYLSKKFTAYEANYSFLERSCCALAWAVQKLRHYLLSHTTYLISRSDPLKYLLGKPMPTGRMAKWQMILSEFDIIFTTQKAIKGQAVADHLAENPLKDDYQPLHTYFPDEEALFVGIAEDMNDQCPEWRLFFDGASNSFGAGIGAVLVSPEGKHYPGSAKLRFSCTNNMAEYEACIFGLKMALEMEIKDLLVFSDSDLLVHQTLKEWITRDSKILPYHCNLLELANKFRSLEFRHIPRVRNVFADALATLSSMIQHPDELIIEPIQIHLQGKPAHCLVVKKSSDGRPWYNDIKEFLKTGSYPSGADMTAKSFLRRLSSKFFLNGEVVYRRTSDLGLLRCVDEDEAEYLMKEVHSGVCGSHMNGHLLAKKIMRTGYFWLTMEHDCIVFVRKCIKCQLHGDVMHTPPTELHSMTAPWPCSMWGMDVIGAIDPPASNGHQFILVAIEYFTKWVEAESYKHVTKKVVTDFLRKNIICRFGVPETLITDNAKNLNNDMVDGLCAQFKIKHRNSSIYRPQMNGAVEAANKNLKKIIRKMIERHRDWHEKLPYALMAYRTVIRTSTGTTPYNLMYGMEAVLPAEVEIPSLRILMEAKLEEAEWIQQRHEQLSLIDEKRLNAICHGQCYQKRVARAYNKRVRPRVFTEGDKVLKHILPTQEEAKGKFAPNWQGPFIIQKVLPGGALILAEMDGQVFPQPINSDMCKKFFI